GCCACCGTGGGTGGACGTCATCCGACAGAGGGAATCATCAGTCTAGTCCGCAGGAGACTACCAGATCATAGCGACAactttttgttctctttgaacAGCTCATCACGTaactccaccaccgaaaACGACCATCGTGATGTGTACACCGTGTCAACCCAGGCGAATGGCTCAATTCATGTCGAAGGGAATTCTCAAAGCGCTCTTGCCGTAGGGTATCTTCAACCGCAATCCACGACCCCACCTTAAAGCGCTCCGCTAACAAACCATCCAGTCTACATCGATACCTAAGTCAGATCGTCCATGCGGATATATACTGGTTTGTTGGTAGTCGTCTACATACTCTGCCGTCATCTCTCCCCAAACTCCATGTGCCGCTGAAAGGCGAAAGTATTGTGACATGGCGGTACCATCTCAATCCAGGTAACGAGCTCTTTTACCATGGCCCTCTCCGATTTGATTCTGCCTTTGATAAGACGAACCTATACTCATATATGCATCATACAGTGACATTCTCCTACACAACTGCCTTCTGGACCTGGGAAGACTGGGAACTAGAACTCGACTGGGCCGCCCTCAGAGGCGTAAATCTAATCCTCGCATGGGTCGGCTACGAAAAGGTTCTCCTTGACTCGCTTCGAGAGATCGGAATGACTGACGAAGAGATACTACCGTTCTTCAGCGGCCCAGCCTTCCAAGCATGGAACCGACTCGGGAACATCCAAGGCTCCTGGGGCGGCCACGGCGTCAGCATAGCATGGATCGAAGCGCAGTTCGAGCTACAGAAGAAAATTGTCAGCCGAATCGTTGAACTAGGCATGACACCCGTGCTTCCCGCTTTTCCAGGGTTTGTACCGCCTGCTATAAAACGTGTTCGACCGCATGCGACCGTGGTGAATGGATCGCAGTGGTCGGGTTTTCAGAAGAAGTTTACGGAAGTGTCCTTCCTTAATCCACTTGACGAGACCTTTGCCCAATTGCAGAAGAGTGTGATCTCGAGGCAAACGCGTGCTTTTGGAAACGTCACGCATGTCTATGCGCTCGATCAGTTTAATGAGATTAATCCTGCTTCTGGGGAGCTAGGGTATCTTCGGAACTTGTCGCTGCATACCTGGCAGAGTTTGAAAGCTGTTAACCCTGCTGCGGTATGGATGATGCAGGGGTGGTTGTTTTATGATAAGAAGGATTTCTGGGATCCCAATCGCATCTCGGCCTACTTGAGTGGGGTGGAGAGAAACGACGATATGCTCATTCTCGACCTGTACTCGGAGTCGAAACCACAGTGGCAACGGACGGAGTCCTATTTCGGAAAGCCGTGGATCTGGTGCCAGTTACACGACTTTGGTGGGAACATGGGCATGTACGGGCAAATTATGAACATCACGTCGGATCCTATCGAAGCATTAAATAAGTCCGATTCACTTGTCGGATTCGGACTCACCATGGAAGGCCAGGAAGGGAATGAGATTGTCTATGATTTACTGTTAGACCAGGCTTGGTCGGCGAAACCGATTGATACACGGGCATATTTTCAAAGTTGGGTCAGAAGCCGATATTCCGGAAACTTTTCGGTACCAAATGAACTGTATACGGCGTGGGACCTGCTGCGCAAGACCGTCTACAATAACACTAATCTCACGACATATTCACTTACGAAGTCGATCTTTGAGATCTCGCCGGATATCGCCGGCTTGGTTGGCCGTGTTGGCCATTATCCGACTCCTACATCAATTAATTATGATCCAATGGTCTTGAATGAAGTATGGTCTTTGTTTATGAATGCAACGAGGAAGGAGCCGTCACTCTGGCATAGCCCTGCGTATGAATACGATATGGTCGATATCACGCGTCAGCTTATGGGGAACGCTTTTGTCAATGTCTACTCCGATCTTATAAGTTCATGGAAGTCAGAAACAGAGAACAGAACCACAAATGTTACCTCGCAGAGCGAAAGGCTCCTCAATCTGCTATCGGCGATTGACAAAGTCTTGTCTTGCAATGAGAACTTCTCCCTTACAACTTGGATCTCGAGCGCCAGAGACTGGGGAAACACCACAGAAACAAAGGACTTCTTTGAGTATAATGCGCGAAATCAGATCACTCTATGGGGTCCTACCGGTGAGATAAGTGATTATGCGTCGAAGGCCTGGGCAGGTCTTATCTCTTCGTACTATAAGCCTCGATGGTCTATATTCGTGGACTATCTTGGTGAGAAGAATCAGACGAGCTACAATGAGACGGAGCTCAAAGCGAAGTTGCATGGATTTGAGATGTCGTGGCAGGAGCAGAGTAGGGAGCCAGGTATATCTTGGGCAAATTCCTCATGTAGAGGATTGGAAGTAGTCCTCAGAAATGTTTCGCAAAGTTGGCCGTCAATCTTCGGAGATCGTGCTTGAGATGGAGGCAACCTACTCGGTAACTAGACTTTGCCATCGGGAATTGCCGTCTTCTATGTCGTTTTACCAAATGTCCGCTTATGCGCTTCCACACGTTTTCTTTCACACGAATCGATATAcaaagagaggcaaagagTTACCACGCGGAGCACTCCAAAATGACTAGATACGGCAGACCCCAGGTCGCACTCCTGTCCCACATTGTTagtcttctttgttctttgttgCAAATTTGAGGAGTAGTTGTTAACATCGTCTCCATTAATTTGAGATGAAGACCTAGTCCTTTATTATTTGCATCCAGGATTCAACATTCACATTTCAAAAGCATATTGAACTGCCTTCCACCGTCTCTCAAAGCAGATTTCCATCATTTCGCAATGACCAGAAGAGTTGCGCCGCCATCCGAAATAGTTCTGCTCGTTGTCGAGAAACTAGACCTTCCTACACTATGCTCATTTCTCAGAGCATTCCCAGATTTCGTACCATTACTTTCCACGGTGCACTTTTCGATACGGGATGAGTCTGGAAACTCTATACTTCACATATTAGCAGCCGAAGGGGAACACGAGCTTCTATTGCAAGTCTTGAGATGTAAAGTTGCATTACTTAACGCGAAAAACAAAGACATGAATACACCGTTATCAGTCGCAGTTTCCAGAGGACATTTGTTGGTTGTCGAGGCACTTCTAAATCGGCTCGACGTTGACACGAATTTTACAAACGACCGAGGCAGGACCTTACTCCATGTAGCTGCTCTAAACGGCCATGTGTCTGTAATGGAGATGCTGATACACTGGACGGGATTAGAAATCAACGAGCAAGATGACCGTGGCCAAACTGCCATATCGCTTGCAGCGGAACATGGTCAGGAACGCGCAGTGGCATTCCTAGTAACGAAAGCTGATACAAATGTAAGAAATGCTTGACAGCAACTCCCGTTACATTTGGCCTGCCGCTGCGGCCATCCAAATATTGTGAGGATACTACTGGAACAAAAGCATGTAGAGATCAATGCGCTTGATCATCGGCGGAGCACGCCCCTTTGTTACGCAGCGTACAATGGGAACCCCTTTACGATTGAGCTTCTTATAGCACGAAATGATGTTGATCTTTATTGTGGGACGTACGATAATCGATTCCCCCTCTCGCTGGCAGTAGAGAGTGGAAACTGCACGACTATTAAGCTGTTGCTCAATCGAATGCGACAGCAAAATCCAAAGGTGACTGGAGAGGTTGACCACCAATTCAGCGCCGAGTTGAACAGGAGTGATTTATGGGGCCGAACACCGTTATTCATTGCTACCGAACAAGGACGTGAAGACATGGTAGGCTTGTTAGTTAGCCTTCCTGAGGTAGATGTCAACGCCCGTACAATACGCTATGGACAGGGCACAGCGCTAGCAAGCGCCGCCAAAAATGGCCGGGAGAATATAGTCCAGCTATTGCTCAGCCGAccagatattgatattggcGCTCGAGACATCCACGGGCGGACGCCTATTCAACTCGCAACTCTGGAGGGTCATAAGAGTATTGCGCTGATGTTGCAGAGATTCCATCTAGATCCGGACTCGGAAGTCTAGATTGCACACATAATATCGTTATGCAGTGACACGAGGTGCGCGGGGGCTTACTAGGTCTCACAGTGTGTGTCCATATAATTTGAAGTCACTCTCTGTTTCAACAAAGTATTGGATAGGCtgttcttctccctcttcgGATTTAATCACTCGTAACATAACTCTTTGGAGCTAGGAAATAATATCACGAGAGTCTCATACAACGGTCGCCTTAGAGATCATGACCTCGCTCACCTTGTACGTCCTAGTCGTGAACAAAATCAAGAACAGCTTGAATCGCCTGGTGATTGATTCAGCTGAGATGCGCGAATTCCCCCCTTGTTGCGGGCCGAAGGCCACGACAAACCTGTTTCATTGTCGTTTTAGTACATGTAACCAACCGTTTGCATTGCTTATGCATTCTGAGGCCCTTCCGCTATTGTCATACGCCTACCACGAACCGGCCTAGAGAAACGTTGCACTGCTGCTAcactgtactccgtagaccTTGCATGCTGGTTCCCATTGGATATGAGGCTGGCGGTATCGGATGATCTACACGGGCGGGAGGACGGGCCCGAAGATTAAACAAGCCGATTGCCCCGTAGTTAGCCTATTGGCTGGAGTATGGCCTGGTTGCACGTGTGCATGCGGGattttggttggttgggatATAGATCAGATGGCTGCTTATCGATATATCATaggatttattttttgttCCCTGTGAGTCTTGAAGGAAGCCTGGAGTGCTGGTAGCCGAGAGTACGGCGTATCGGCTGTCTGCGCGGTTTAAATTTGGGTGGCAATGTGAAGATGGGGCTGTCATTGCGtgacagatgatgaggatgatgtttgATTAGGAATTTTGCTTCTGTTGGATGCTTTTTGTGGGCGTGTAGGTCGTTCTAGACTCCTGAGTCCGGTTGAGGTTGGACAGATCGATCAACTCGCGGGGAAGACATGCAGATAGACTGATCGTTGTTGTAAATGGCTCTAATGATATAGCATCTAATTTTAAGCAGGAGTTTGTCCAATGACATACCCACCCAATGTATGCCTTAATACTCACCAATGAGCTATTTTCAGTGACGGTATATGGGATGCACAAATGCGGAATCGATCGATAATTCCAAGTTCAGATCAACAATGACCAAGGGAAGGTGTTAGTCAAACCCTCTGCTGAACTCGTTCGTTCACCCCCTTTTGCCACCGACCCGATACGCCGTCAATTAGTtcaatactccgtaggttTAGGCCGAAAACATGGAATTATTCCCTCAATAGCTAAACCTTGTAGCGTAAAACTCTGATTCCCGGACCCAGGATGCTTGTTAGGGCATTCCAGCCCAACTGCCTCAATGAACCCCTCCAGGATATAGCGCTCAATAATATACCAAACATAGCAGGCTGGGCACCTCTTCTCCTAGTAAGGACTATCAGTAGACAGCTCTTTAATCAAAATAGCATCCTAATGATCACCATGCTCACTAGCATCCTATCGCGCCTCCGCCCATCATGGTTCCCACCCTTCGTAAAAGGCCAtacctcaaccccaacaaccagcCGCGACCCCGAAATCTCACCCCTggacatcgaagacgaaCCCCTCGAAATAGCTATCATAGGCTGCGGCATCATCGGCGCAATCCTAGCCCTCGGCCTCCTAGCCAAGAACATCAAAGTAACAGTCTACGAGCAAGCCCAGAGTCCACGCGAGAGCGGCGCCGGAATCGCCTTTACGGCCAACGCCCGACGGTGCATGTCGATGATTGACGAGCGTATCGTTGATTGTGTTGCTGCCGTAGCGACAACCAACGGAGACCCACGGAATCCGAATAATAATATGCAGTTTATTGATGGGTATACTCATGATCCTGATGGTCTAGATGATatgagctggaagaagcttTATGCGTTGGCGACGGGGCCGAAGGGGTTTGAGGGGTGTCATCGGGCGCATTTTTTGGAAGAGATTAGGAGGCTTATTCCCGGGGGTGTGGTGAAGTTAGGGAAGAGGTTGGATCGGGTGGAGGATTATGGAGTGGGTAAGGTTTTATTGAGGTTTTGTGATGGGAGTGTAGGGAGGGCGGATGCTGGTGAGTTTCCATTAGCCTCAGAGCTTGAGCTTGGAAGGACGGTGTTGATATAGGTCCAGTTATCGGTTGTGATGGTATCAAGTCTCGTGTGCGCGAGCTCATCCTCGGCGAAGGTAACCCCGCCTCCTATCCGCATTATACCCACAAGGTGGCATATCGAGGGTTAGTCCCCATGCAAGAAGCAACCGCTCGACTGGGTCACTACCGTGCACATAACCAGCATATGTATGGCGGTCCGAACGCGCATGTCCTTCATTTCCCAGTTGCCAAGCAGACGCTGATGAACGTGGTGGCGTTCGTCACGGACCCAAATGACTGGCCTCTCGACCGCAGTATGTCGCAGCTGGCGACGAAAGACGAAGTAGCCGGCGCCTTTGCGGATTGGGGCCCGACGGTGAGAGACATCATTGATCTACTGCCagcggagttggagaaatGGGGTGTTTTCGATTCACTGGACTGTCCTGCGCCAACTTACTCGCGCGGACGCGTGTGTATCGCTGGCGATGCGGCACATGCGTCGTCGCCCCATCATGGTGCTGGTGCGGGGATTGGAATTGAGGATGTGTTGGCGTTGACTGTCCTGTTAGACATGGTGCAGTCGCGTGTCAAGACTCCGGGTGGGCGGAAAACTGTGGCGCTTCAGGCCGCGTTTGCGGCGTTTAGTGCAGTGCGTCGTGACCGATCCCAATGGTTGGTGAGGAGTAGTCGCGAGGCTTGTGAGATCTATGAATGGAATGATCTGCAATGCGGCTCTGATATGGATAAGGGGTATGATGAGATCAAACGGCGGTCTCATAAGATATGGCATTTCGATATCGATGGTATGTTGAGACAATTAGAAGTAGAGTATAGAAAGCATCTTGGGGCATGATAGAATATCCAACAATACGCAAATGAAAATATAGCTTATTTCGCTCAAAGAGCAATTTCATATTCAATAGTTGCATATATTATTTTACTCCCTCTTACCAAATTGGTTTTGTCtattctattatatatatcctgCCTGGTACTGTACATTCTCACGGGGTTTGATGTCACTTAGGTAGccataaagaaaaagatagtaACCACCTGGAATTTTATCCTACCATATCTAGAGCTATCTATACAACAGCAAGACTCAACTCTGGCTTTTTAGAGGTGAATGGTAGAGTATGGGATAAGAAAAAACACACGGTagggggaggagagatgCCAAGAACGAATATTAGGGAACGGGAAGCAGAGGAAAACAAGTTCCTCCCGATCTCGCCGTGATGCTTAGACGGCATGGAACGTATGTTTGACGCCGAGGATTTCCCCTAGAACTGGGCTCTGCGTCAAGTCGAAAGCTTGTCTGATATACTTCTCATCTAACGAAAACGGCTGGGCCATTAGGTTAGGGATATACTTCCCCTCTAGCTCCTCAGCATCTACGTTCCCCACCAGCAGTCCTGGCCGGAGGAGACATTGTCGGAACACATTGACTGTTGAACGCAGGTGACTGGAATGGAAAGGCACGTCGATGCCCTGCAGGGGAATCGTGGCCTGGCCGCGCTGTAGTTCAATTGGTCGGGGAAGGGTCTTGGCATGATGCAGGAGGTCGCGGATCACTCGGTAGAGCTCCATCGTGGACGCGTCGGTGGAGTCCCTCATCGCCTGGACTTGTTTTGCTCCACTGGGACACTGTGCGATGTGGTCCATCAATTTCCCAAGAACGTAAAGATTGGTTGACTTTGGATTACTAGGTTAAAATC
This window of the Aspergillus oryzae RIB40 DNA, chromosome 8 genome carries:
- a CDS encoding ankyrin repeat domain-containing protein (predicted protein), with amino-acid sequence MNTPLSVAVSRGHLLVVEALLNRLDVDTNFTNDRGRTLLHVAALNGHVSVMEMLIHWTGLEINEQDDRGQTAISLAAEHGQERAVAFLVTKADTNHVEINALDHRRSTPLCYAAYNGNPFTIELLIARNDVDLYCGTYDNRFPLSLAVESGNCTTIKLLLNRMRQQNPKVTGEVDHQFSAELNRSDLWGRTPLFIATEQGREDMGTALASAAKNGRENIVQLLLSRPDIDIGARDIHGRTPIQLATLEGHKSIALMLQRFHLDPDSEV
- a CDS encoding alpha-N-acetylglucosaminidase (alpha-N-acetylglucosaminidase); its protein translation is MHHTVTFSYTTAFWTWEDWELELDWAALRGVNLILAWVGYEKVLLDSLREIGMTDEEILPFFSGPAFQAWNRLGNIQGSWGGHGVSIAWIEAQFELQKKIVSRIVELGMTPVLPAFPGFVPPAIKRVRPHATVVNGSQWSGFQKKFTEVSFLNPLDETFAQLQKSVISRQTRAFGNVTHVYALDQFNEINPASGELGYLRNLSLHTWQSLKAVNPAAVWMMQGWLFYDKKDFWDPNRISAYLSGVERNDDMLILDLYSESKPQWQRTESYFGKPWIWCQLHDFGGNMGMYGQIMNITSDPIEALNKSDSLVGFGLTMEGQEGNEIVYDLLLDQAWSAKPIDTRAYFQSWVRSRYSGNFSVPNELYTAWDLLRKTVYNNTNLTTYSLTKSIFEISPDIAGLVGRVGHYPTPTSINYDPMVLNEVWSLFMNATRKEPSLWHSPAYEYDMVDITRQLMGNAFVNVYSDLISSWKSETENRTTNVTSQSERLLNLLSAIDKVLSCNENFSLTTWISSARDWGNTTETKDFFEYNARNQITLWGPTGEISDYASKAWAGLISSYYKPRWSIFVDYLGEKNQTSYNETELKAKLHGFEMSWQEQSREPGISWANSSCRGLEVVLRNVSQSWPSIFGDRA
- a CDS encoding uncharacterized protein (predicted protein) yields the protein MLTSILSRLRPSWFPPFVKGHTSTPTTSRDPEISPLDIEDEPLEIAIIGCGIIGAILALGLLAKNIKVTVYEQAQSPRESGAGIAFTANARRCMSMIDERIVDCVAAVATTNGDPRNPNNNMQFIDGYTHDPDGLDDMSWKKLYALATGPKGFEGCHRAHFLEEIRRLIPGGVVKLGKRLDRVEDYGVGKVLLRFCDGSVGRADAGPVIGCDGIKSRVRELILGEGNPASYPHYTHKVAYRGLVPMQEATARLGHYRAHNQHMYGGPNAHVLHFPVAKQTLMNVVAFVTDPNDWPLDRSMSQLATKDEVAGAFADWGPTVRDIIDLLPAELEKWGVFDSLDCPAPTYSRGRVCIAGDAAHASSPHHGAGAGIGIEDVLALTVLLDMVQSRVKTPGGRKTVALQAAFAAFSAVRRDRSQWLVRSSREACEIYEWNDLQCGSDMDKGYDEIKRRSHKIWHFDIDGMLRQLEVEYRKHLGA